In Rhodobium gokarnense, the sequence CGATCCCTCGATCTCGTGGCCGAGGGTGAAGGGCAGGGCGCGTCCTCCCTTGACGTCGAGCGTGCGGCCGTTGCCGAGCTCGAAATGGCCCTCGTGCAGGTGCAGGTCGGAGTGGCAGACGCCGCAATGGCGCACGGCAACGACGACTTCCGTGCCCTGCGGCTCCGGCATCGCTGCGCTGGTCTCTTCCAGCGGCTTGCCGTAGTCGATCATGGATTGGCGTTTCATTCCCTCTGAGCCCCGTTGTTTCTTGGACCGTTATGGCGTTGCCGTATTGAGCCCGCCGGCTCCCTCCTTTTCAAGGGCTCTTGCAAGGGCGATGAAGCCGGCAACGGGAATCTCCTCCGCCCGCGCCGTCGGATCGAGGCCGGCCGCGGCGATCAGGCCCGCGGCATCGGCGGCAAGGGACTTGAGGCTGGAGCGCAGCATCTTGCGGCGCTGGCCGAAGGCGGCGGCCGTCACCCGTTCCAGGAGCTTCGGCGACACGTCCTCGGCATCGGACCGCGGGACGAGATGGACCACCGAGGAGACGACCTTCGGCGGCGGGGTGAAGGCGCGCGCCGGGATGTCGAAGAGAAGCCGCGCCTCGGTACGCCAGCCGGCCATGACCGACAGTCGGCCGTAGGTCTTGCTGCCGGGGGCAGCGACGATGCGCTCGGCCACCTCGCGCTGGAACATCAGCGTCGCGGAGCGCCAGAAGGGCGGCCAGGTCTCGGACTGCAGCCAGCCGATGAAGAGCGGGGTCGCGATATTGTAGGGAAGGTTGGCGACGAGGACCGCCGGCCCGTTGAGATGCGCCTTCCAGTCGACCTTGAGGGCGTCCTCGGCGAGCACCTGAAGCCGGTCCGGATAGGCGGCGGAGATCTCGGCAAGCGCCGGCAGGCAGCGCTCGTCGCGCTCCACCGCCAGCACCCGTTTCGCGCCTTCGGCAAGCAGCGCCCGGGTCAGGCCGCCGGGGCCGGGGCCGACCTCGACGGCGGTGACGTCCTCAAGCGGGCCCGCGGCGCGGGCAATCCGGGACGTCAGGTTAAGATCGAGCAGGAAATTCTGGCCGAGCGACTTGCGGGCGCCGAGGTCGTGGGCACGGATGACCTCGCGCAGCGGCGGCAGGTCGTCGATCTGCCCCATCAGGCAGGCGCGCGCGCATCGGCCCGGGCAAGGCGCCCGGCAAGCCTCAGCGACCGCGTCAGGCTGAGCGCCCGCGCCTTACCGGTACCGGCGATGTCAAAGGCGGTGCCGTGGTCCGGCGAGGTGCGCACGAAGGGCAGCCCGAGGGTGACGTTGACGGTCTCGTCGAAGGCGATCGTCTTGACCGGGATCAGCGCCTGGTCGTGGTACATGGCCAGCACCGCATCATAGCCGCGCCTTGCCTCCGGATGGAACAGGGTATCGGCGGAGAGCGGCCCGACGGCGTTGATGCGCTTCCTGACCAGATTGGCGATCGCCGGTGCGATGATGTCCGCTTCTTCCGTCCCGATAGAGCCGGATTCGCCCGCATGGGGGTTGAGGCCGGCGACCGCGATCCTCGGGGCGGCGATGGAAAACCGGCGGATCAGCTCGTTGGCGACCTTCTCGCCGATATCGGTGATCAGCTTCGTCGTCAGCACCTCCGGCACCCTGGCGAGCGGCACATGGACGGTGATCGGCACGGTGCGCAGTTCGGGACCTGCCAGCATCATCACCGGGCTCCACGGCCCGCCATCCCAGATATCGGCGAGGACGCCGAGGAACTCGGTATGGCCGGGATGGATGAAGCCGGCGTCGTAAAGGGTCTTCTTGTGGATCGGATTGGTGACGACGGCGCTGGCAAGGCCTGCCCGGCAATCCTTCACCGCGCGCTCGATCGCCTCGATGACGGCGGGCGCATCGCCCGGATCGGGCGCGCCCGGTTCCGCCTTCACGGCCGCTTCCAGCTGGACAACGGGCAGCGCCTCATTGAACACCATGGCGGCGTCCTCGGGCGTCGTTTCGCGCACCGGCACGTCGAGGCCGAGCCTGTCGGCACGGCGGCGGATGGCGTCGAAGCCGGCCAAAAGGTAAAACGGCGGCACGGCGCGCTGGCGGCGGGCGGCCCAGGCCATCAGCGTGATGTCGAGGCCGACGCCGGCCGGCTCGCCCATGGTCAGGGCAAGCGGCGGCATGGCGGCGTCAAAGGTCGTGGTCATGGCCTATTTTTCGATGATGACGGCGTTGTTGCGCAGTTCGCGGATATATTGCCGGGCAAGGAGGTCGCTTTCCTCGTCCTTCAGCTTGTCCTCGATCAGGCTGCGCTCGGCCGCGTTGCTCTTCAGTTCCTTGCGGTCGCACACGGCGATCATTTCGTAGCCCGAGCCGATCTCCTGCGGCTTGCTGAGCCGGCCGACATCGGTCTCGTTCAGCCGTTCGCGCTGCTCGCCGCGGATCTCGCTTTCCAGCCGGATGCCGATGCGTTTGACGACGATGTCCTTCTTGCCGCGCAGCCCGCCGAGATCGCTGGAGCAGGAGCGGAAGCTCGCCCGCGTGCTGTTGGCGGCGCGGTGCTGCTGGGCCTTGAAGCTGTTGGAGGCGTTCGACGGCACCACATAGATGACCTGATAGAGGTCGTACTGGTAGGTGATCTCGCGCACTTCGTCCGGGTTCTTCTCCTTCAGGGCGCTGATGATCTCCTGCTCGGGGATGTTGACCGTCGAGCGGGCGCGGCCCTGCACGAGCTGGCTCCAGCCGATCTGGGCCTTGAGGCGCGTCTTCAGCGTCTTCGGGGTGATGCCGGACCGGCGCAGCACGGCGGTGAGCTGCTTCGGCGACAGCTTGACGCCGCGGCCGATCGAGGCATAGGCCGCCTCGACGCGCTCGTCTTCGACCTCGTAGCCGCGGCGCTTGGCCTCCTGAAGCTGCAGGGCCTCGTCGATCAGCTCTTCCCTGGCAAGGGCACGTGCGGTGCCGAGGCTCTTGCGGGTGATCAGCCGCAAAAGGCGTGCACGCTGCTCGATCTCGTGGCTGGTGATGACGGTGTCGTTGACGATCACCCGGATCGTCGACTGCGCAGCCGCGCCGATGGGGCCGGCGAAGACGGCGGCGGATGCCAGAACCATTGCGGCGATCGTCACGGTCCCGAGCGAACGGATGCCCGGAAAGCGGGTCGTCATGGGTTCGGTTCCTCCGAAAATGCTCATTCTCGTTCTTGTCCTAGTATGTCTTTTGGGCAGGACAAGGGCGAAAAAGCCCCGGATTCCGGCCCGGCACCGCTGACGCAGCGCTGCGGTCAGTCCAGCGTGTCGGTGCTGACCTGCCCGTCGCCGATGGTCCGCAATCCGAAGCGGAAGAAGATCGTCCGGTCGACGGGATCGCCATCATAGCGGCTGCGGTCCTGGGCATAGGCGAGCGACATAGAAAAGCCCTCGTCGTCATAGGCGATGCCGGCGCCGTCGCTGACCAGGGTCCGGTTGTTCAGATCATAGCGCAGGGCACCGAACAGGCGCCAGTTTTCTGCCACCCGGAGGTTGGTCGCGTTTTGTATTTCCTCGCGGTCGTCGAGGATGCCCGATTCGGGCTGCTGGCGCAGATAGGCATAGGTGACCGTGCTGACCACCGGACCGGCGAAGGCCGTTGCCTGCAGCTCCGTGCGTGCCGGATCGAGGTCGTCCTTGTCGAAGCGGCCGCGGGCGCCGATGAGGAGGCCGCGCGAGGTATCGAGATAGATGCGGCCGACATAGTCCGACTGGTCGCCCTGCAGGCCGGATTCGGCGCCCGTATTGAGGATGTCCGGCGCGGCGTAGGAATTTCGCCCGGCGAGATGGAAGGACTGGCCGGCGAGCATGGAGATGTAGCCGCCGTCCTTGGCGTGGATGTTGTATTCCAGGCCGACATTGGCCCGGGTGCCGCCCTCGGTCCGATCGAAGCCGGAGAACTTGTCGCGGTCGAACAGGGTGGTGTCGTCGAAGACGAGGCTCTGGGCGTCCTCGTTCGGCAGCTTGCCGATGCTCGTCTCATCCGGCCGGCTGACGATCTGGGCCCGCGGGCTGATCACCTGGTTGCCCCAGTCGCTGCTGATCAGGAACGGCCAGCGGTAGTCGAGGCCGACCGCCGGCATGGCGCGGAACACGGCGTCGTCGTTGCTGAACGGCTCGACCGCCGGATTGGTCAGTGCCGTCGCCCTGGTGTGGCGGCGCACATTGTGGTCGGCGTTCGACAGGTTGAACATATCGCCCTGGAAGGCGATGAACGGGGTCACCACGTGGCCCATGGTCGGCTCGATGATCTCGCGCCGCCATTCGGCCTCCACCGTGGTGCGGGTGAAGGTGCCGGAGACGCCGCGGAACCGGGTCAGGCGCCCGCCCGACTTTTTCAGCACCGTATAGGCGTCCGTCGTGTCGCGGGTCAGGCTCGTCAGGTTGGCGCCGAGCTTCAGCTCGCCGCCGGCCACCGGCTTGCCGAAGACGGTCGAATAGTCGAGCACCGGATGGACCACCGGCTGCTTGTCCTGCAGGTCGCGCCAGGGCTGGGAAAAGGCCGCCGGGTTGCGCCAATTCTTGCCGGTGCGCCCGTTGCGGCCGGTGCCTTCCTCCTGGAAGACCTGGAACTTGTAGGTGCTGAGGTCGAAATAGGAGCGCCCGCCGATGCCGCGCAGATAGAGCGAGGAGACCGCCTCGTCGTCGTTCTTGTTCTCCCGGCTGTAGTCCTTGATGAAGCCGCGGTCGGTGACGGCGGTGACGTCCCAGCCCCACTTCCAGCGCGGATTGATGTTGAACTCGCCGAGGGTGCGCACCGAGCCGCGGAAATCGCGGTCGCCGCTGGTGCCGGAAAAGGCGCCGGGGTCGCGCTGGCGGATGCCCGCCGCATTGACGGAGTACATGCCGTTGAGGGTGCGGTGCCGCCATTCGCCCTGGACGAACAGGCCCTGCCGCCACAGCGGCGTGGCGGCAAACGTCACGTCCATGTTGGGCGCGATGACGTAATGATAGGGGATGGTGACGCCGAAGCCGAGTTCGTCGGAATGGACGTAGCTCGGCACCAGGAGGCCGCTCTTTTGCTTCACCGACGGGTCGGGATGCGACAGGAACGGCAGATAGGCGATCGGGGTGCCCCAGAACTCCAGCCGGGCGCCCTCGTAATAGACCATCTTTTCCGACTGCTTGTGGATGATCTTCTTGGCCTTGATCCGCCACAGCGGCGGCTTGCCGTCCTTGCCGACGCATTCCGGATAGGCGGTGTAGATGCCGTCCTCAAAGACGGTCGTCTCGCCCTCGCTTCGCGTCGCCTTTTCGGCGGCAAAGCAGGTGCGCTCGATGGTGCGCACGCGCAGCGAACTGATGAAGCCGTCGCGGAAGCTGTCGTTGAGGTTGATGGTTTCGGCCTCGATGGTGTTGCCGGTCGGCTCCACGAGGCGGGCGCCGCCTTCCGCGATCAGCCGGTTGGTGCGGCGGTCGAGGGTGACGCGGCCGGCTTCCAGCGTGAAGCCGCGATAGTAGATCTGGACGTTGCCGACGGCGCTGACCCGGTCGTTGTCGAAGTCGTAGATCAGCTCGTCGGCCTCCACCAGCATGTCGCTGGCGACCTCCGCATCGGACGGCTTGTCGATGAATTCCTGGATCGTCGAGACCTGGGCAAGGGTGACGGAGACGGGCAGGGCGGCGGCCGAGATCAGGGCCACGGAGGCGAGCAAAAGGGTTCGCAGGCGCGACATACGCCGTCCCACGCTCCCCATTGCGCCGTGTCCGGATGCCCTAGTGATCAACCGTCCTCCCGATACAGCAACACAGTAAAACCCAACAAGGTGGCGATCATTCCCGGCGTCCACGCGGCAACGCTCGGCGGCACGATTCCCGCACCGCCGAGGCCCTTGGCGAATTCCGTCACCACATAAAGCACGAAGCCCGCAACGATTCCACCTAGAATCAGGCGTCCAACTCCCCCTGACCGGGTGAAGCCGAGCGATACCGTTGCGGCCACCAGGACCATTGCGACAAGAAGCAGCGGCCTGGCGAGAAGCATTTGATATTGCAACCGATATTGGTATGCGGGCAGACCCGCGTTCTGGGCCAGCCGGATGAAGGCGGGCAGCTCCCAGACCGAGATCGTGTCGGGCTTGGTGAGGCTCTGGCGGACCTGCGCCGGGTCGAGATAGGTCGACAGGATATAGGACTTGTAGCTGACCGGATCGGCGCCGAGCCGATGCACCGTCGCGTCCTTCATATCCCATCGTCCTTCGCCCAGAAACGCGTCCTTGGCGTCGATGCGCTGCAGGTAGTGGCCCTTGTCATTGAAGGTGTAGACGGTGACGCCGACCAGATGGGTGCCCTGCTTGAGGGCGTATTCGGCGTGCAGCACCGATTCGCCGTCGGTCCCGCTCTGGCGCAGCCAGACCGCCCCGGTGGTCTGCAGCACCACCCGCTGCTCGTTGCCGAACAACAGGATGCCGATCTCGTCGGAGCGCTCCTTCAGCATCGCCGAGATCGGGTTGAAGACGGCGACGCTGAAAAGGCCGATGACCAGCACGGTGATCAGCGCCGGCGCGGTGAACTGCCACACCGAGATGCCGGCCGCGCGCGAGATCACCAGCTCAAGCCGCCGCGACAGGCCGACGAAGGCGGCGATCGCCCCGAACAGCGTCGCAAACGGGATCGCCTGTTCCACGAGGGAGGGCACGCGGAAGGCGGACATGGCGAGCGCCCGCCACAGCGTGAAGGCCTCCTTGTCGGCGGTCCGGCGCACGACCTCCAGGAAGTCGGCCATGAAGATCAAAAGGGTGACGAGGAGGAAGAGGCCGACGATCCACTTGGCGAACCGCAGGGAGAAATAGCGCAGCAGCGTCGGGCCAACCATCATCATCGCCGTCACCCCCGCGCCGACGGGCTGGCGGAGAACCGGCGGGCGAGGCGCGCCGTTGCCTCGTAGAGCAGATCGCCGAGCCGGCTCAGGACACGCGGCAGGACCGGCCGGGTCTCCGTGGCGATGTAGACATAGGCGACGGCCGCCGCCGATATCGGCACCAGATAGACGAACGGAACCGCCAGCGCCGAGCGCACGGCGAGGTTGGCGCTGAAGAACCCGAGGAGGCGCAGGAGGAGGCAGATCGTCAGGATCATGGCGACGCCGACGCCGCGGCTCTGGCGGGTCGTGCGCGCCTCGCCGAGAAACAGGAACGCGATCAGCGCAAAGGCGATCGGGTAGAGGGGCTGGGACAGGCGGTCGTGCAGGTCGCTGCGCATGCGGCCGAGATTCTTGGCCACATAGGCATCGCTCGTGTCCGGCGCGAGCAACTCCGACAGCGGCCGCTCGCTCGCCTTGTAGACCGGGTCCCGGTCCTCGGTCGTCAGATTGGTGAGATCGAACCCGTAGGCCTCGAACTCGACGACGGAGAGGTCGCCATCGGCGGTGCGGCGTTGGATGGTGCCGTCGTTCATGACGATCACGGTGCGCCCGAACGCTTCCAGGATCTGGCCGCGTTCGGCGAGATAGGTGAAGGCCTCGTCGGCCTCGCGCCGGTCGTCGAGCAGGATGCCCTTCAACGAGCCGTCGCCGACCCGGTCGCGGATGTGGAAGGTGAGGCCGTCCTCGATCTCGATGAACCGTCCCGGCTTGACGATGTTGGCGACGAGGTCCGCGCGCACCTTGGTCAGTTCGGTGCGCAGCAACCGCATCCCGGCCGGCGCGATCACCGTCGACAGCGCTGCCGCCGTCAGGCTGACGACCACGGCGAGAATCACGAACGGACGCAGCAGCACGGAGGGCGGGGCGCCGGTGGCGTTGATGACGACCAGCTCGCTGTCGCCGTTCATCTGGTTGAGGACGACGACCATGGCGATGGCGAGCGCAAACGGCATGATCAGGAGCAGAAGCAGGGGCAGGGCGAGCACGGTGATTTCTAGGAACACCCAGAGGGTCTGTCCCTTAACGGTGACGAGGTTGAACTGCCGCAGCGCCTGAGTCGTCCAGACGACGCCGGCAAGCGAGACCGTCGTTCCGACGAAGGCGATCGTCAGCCGCCACAGGACGTAACGCTCAAGTACCCTCATGCACCGTGTCCGGAGGCCGGCCGTTGCCGGTCCGGAAGCCTTCCCCTTGTTGCCGCACCGCGGCCGGTCTCACCGTCCGCCAGGATTGTTGCCCAAGAATGGCTAATAGGATGCGAAAATGTAAGGTTAATCAGGTCTTTCCGCCGCTGCCTCCGCCGCTTCGCCGCCTCCTGTGGCGTTCCCGCATCGTTTTCGCGGCAAATGCCGGGCGGCAGTGTCCGAAAGCTTGGGAGCAAAAGGCGCCTATTCCTCGTATCCATGAAGCCCGGTTAGGACGGCAGCAAGGCCGATTCGTGTCCGCGACTTGCCGTTGGCGCCGCGGCGCGCCATCTTTGCCTCTTCGGGCCGGTGTTCCGCCGGCCACCAACAGCCCTCCTTTTTGAGCGATACCATGGCAAAACTCCCCAGCTTCTCCTTTTCCAAACTGGCCGCGCCGAAAGCCGGCGTCGCGGTCGTTTTCACCGACGATGCGCTTTCCCTCGGCTCGATCGGCGCCGAACTCGATTCGGCAAGCGACGGCCAGATCGCCCGCGCCTTCAAGGCGGCGGATTTCAAGGGCAAGGCCCGCAGCACGCTTGACCTGGTTGCGCCGTCGGGGCTGGCCCTCGACCGCATCGTCGTCGTCGGGCTCGGCAAGCTGGACGAAGTGCCGGACGAGCAGGACTGGATGAAGCTCGGCGGCGTCATTTTCGCCAAGCTCTCGACGCTCGGGGCCGAGGCCGCCGACATCGTGGTCGAGGCGCCGACGGGCAAGGAAATCGCGACGGATGCCGGAGCGGCCATTGCCGCCGGCATGAAGCTGAGGGCCTACAAGTTCGACGCCTACATGACCAAGAAGGACGACGACGGCGCCAAGCCGCTCGCCAAGGTCCAGGTGCTGGTGGAGGACACCCGCAAGGCCAAGAAGGCCTGGGGAATGCTCGACGCGGTGACCGACGGCACCATCCTTGCCCGCGACCTCGTCAACGAGCCGGCCAATGTGCTCGGCCCGGAGGACTTCGCCAAACGCGCCAAGAAGCTGGAAAAGCTCGGCGTTGAGGTGGAGATCCTCACCGACAAGGACATGAAGAAGCTGAAGATGGGCGCGCTTCTCGGCGTTGCCCAGGGCTCGGCCCGCCCGGCCCGCATGGCGATCATGCGCTGGAACGGCGGCAAGGCCAAGGACGCCCCGGTCGCCTTCATCGGCAAGGGCGTCGTCTTCGACACCGGCGGCATTTCCATCAAGCCGGCCGGCGGCATGGAGGACATGAAGGGCGACATGGGCGGCGCCGCCGCCGTCACCGGCCTGATGCATGCCGTTGCCGCGCGCAAGGCCAAGGTCAACGTCGTCGGCGTTATCGGCCTCGTGGAAAACATGCCGGACGGCCTTGCCCAGCGGCCGGGCGACATCGTCACTTCCATGTCGGGCCAGACCATCGAGGTCATCAACACCGACGCGGAAGGCCGGCTCGTGCTCGCCGATGCGCTCTGGTACTGCCAGGACCGCTTCAAACCGCGCTTCATGGTCAATCTGGCAACGCTGACAGGCGCTTGCATCGTCGCCCTCGGCCACGAGCGCGCCGGGCTCTTTTCCAACGACGACGACCTCGCCGCGGCGCTCTCCTCGGCCGGCGAGACCACCGGCGAGAAGCTCTGGCGGATGCCGCTCGGCAAGGAATACGACAAGCTGATCGACACCAAGAACGCCGACATGAAGAACACCGGCGGCCGCTGGGCCGGCTCGATCACGGCGGCGCAGTTCCTGCAGCGCTTCGTCAACGACGTGCCCTGGGCCCATCTCGACGTCGCCGGCACGGCCATGGGCTCGCCCAAGAGCGACATCAGCCAGGGCTGGGCCTCCGGCTTCGGCGTCCGCCTGCTCGACCGGCTGATCGCCGAGAACTACGAATAGGGCGGGGCGGACGCCGGTGCGCCGATGACCGAGGTGCTGTTCTACCATCTGGAGCGCCGGGGGCTCGACGACGTGCTCCCCGGCCTCCTGGAGAAATGCCTGGAACGCGGCTGGCGCACCGTGGTGCAGACTGGCTCGCGCGAGCGCTGCGAGGCGCTGAACCAGCGGCTCTGGGACTATCGCGACGACAGTTTTTTGCCGCACGGCAGCTCCGGCGACGGCTTCGACGCCGACCAGCCGGTCTACCTCACCGATGCGCCTGACAATCCGAACGGCGCCACGGTGCGTTTTCTCGTCGACCGCGCCGATCCGCCGGATCTTGCCGCTTACGAGCGTGCCGTCTTCGTCTTCGACGGCCGCGACGCCGACGAATTGGCCGACGCGCGCGCGCGCTGGAAGGCGGTGAAGGCCGCCGACTTCGACCTCACCTACTGGCAACAGTCCGAAAGCGGGCGCTGGGAGAAGAAGGCATGAGCGACGATTTCGAAGCCCGCCGTTCTGCTGCCCGGGACCGGCTGTCCCACGAGGCCCAGGACGGCAGGACAATCGACGAGCGCCACGCCTTCTTCGAGGCGGTCTATGAGGGCGCCCACCACGATCCGGCGGCTGTGCCGTGGGCCGAATTGCAGCCCAAGCCGGCGCTTGCCGACTGGCTGTCCCGCCTGCCGGAAGGCGAGCGGCAGGGCCGCGCCGTCGACGTCGCCTGCGGCCTTGGCGACAATGCCGTGGCCCTCGCCGATGCCGGCTTTGAGACCGTTGGCTTCGATTTCGCCGAGCACGCGATCTCCTGGGCGCGGGAGCGGTTCCCCGGGGCCGGCGTCCACTTCCGGCTCGCCGACCTGTTCGATCCGCCGGCGGAATGGGTCGGCGCCTTCGATCTCGTCCACGAGTGCTACACCATCCAGTCGTTCCAGGATGACCTGCGCGAGGCGGCCTTTGCCGCCGTCGTCGATCTCGTCGCCCCCGGCGGCCGGCTCCTGGTGATCGCCCGCACGAGGCCGGAGGACGCCGCCCCGGTGGGCCCGCCGGTGCCCTTGACACCGTCGGAACTCGCCCGCTTCGAGGAGCTCGGTTTAAGGCGCGTCTGGTCCGAGGATTATGTGATCACGCGGCCCGACAAGAGCATTCCGCACACGATTGCGGAATATCGGAAAGAGAAATAAAAACAGAATAATAAATAATTTTTCTAATGTTATATATCAGCCTTCGCCGTCGGACGGCGTTGGAGCTCAAATGCGGTCACCTGCCGCTCACTCAGTCGTCATCCCGGGCTTGACCCGGGACCCATTGCCCATCTCCACACGGTATGCCGCTGGCGGGCAGGGGGGGCGCTCGCGTTGGAGCACGGCCTGCTACGGACCCTTGACGGCATACCTTGTGGAGATGGGCAATGGGTCCCGGCTCTCCGCTTCGCTCCGGCCGGGATGACGGGGAGGGGTTGGGCAGGGCAGTGACAAACCTCAGCCGCCATCGCGAGCGCAGCGAAGCGATCCAGGGGTGGCAAGTGAGGGCCGTGGCTTGCACGCGGGCCCGAGGTGCCGCCGCCCCTAAACCTCTGCCATCGCCTCTTCGTAGTCCGCCGATTTCTCCAGCCAGGTTTCCTCCGTCGCCGCAAGGCGGGCGGCCGTATCGGAGCGTTCCTTGGCGAGGCGGGCGCCGGCGTCGGGGTCGCTGGCGAAGAGGTCCGGGTCGGCGAGGCGCCGGTCGAGGTCGGCGATCTTGGCGTTGAGTTTTTCGATATCCTTTTCCAGCCGGTCGATGTCCCGCTTCAGGGGCGCCATCTCTGCCCGGCGGGCGGCCGCGGCCTTGCGCTTTTCCTGGCCGGTCAGCTTGTCGCCGTTTGCCTCGGCGCTGCCGTTGCCCTTCGAGGCGTCGCCCTTGTCGGGCTTCTTCAGCACCTGGCGACGGTAGTCCGCCATGTCGCCGTCGAAGGCTTTCACGGTCCCGTCCGCCACCAGCCACAGCCGGTCGGCGGAGGACTCGATCAGGTGCCGGTCGTGGCTGATGATGAGGACCGCGCCGGAATAGGCGGCGAGCGCCTGGACGAGGGCTTCGCGCGCATCGACGTCGAGATGGTTGGTCGGCTCGTCGAGCACCAGCAGATTAGGGCCGGAAAACGTGGCAAGCCCGAGCAGGAGCCGCGCCTTCTCGCCGCCGGAAAGGTCGCCGGCGGGCGTCTCCATCCGGTCGGTCGGCAGCCCGAAGCGGGCGACCCGCGAGCGCACCTTCGGCTCCG encodes:
- a CDS encoding class I SAM-dependent methyltransferase, translated to MSDDFEARRSAARDRLSHEAQDGRTIDERHAFFEAVYEGAHHDPAAVPWAELQPKPALADWLSRLPEGERQGRAVDVACGLGDNAVALADAGFETVGFDFAEHAISWARERFPGAGVHFRLADLFDPPAEWVGAFDLVHECYTIQSFQDDLREAAFAAVVDLVAPGGRLLVIARTRPEDAAPVGPPVPLTPSELARFEELGLRRVWSEDYVITRPDKSIPHTIAEYRKEK